GGTGAACGGCGGTGCCACGCTGGTCAGCGCATAGTGCTGGCGATGTTCATCACGCGCGGTGAGCTGCACGACGTGGCGTGCGATGCCACTGCGCAGAGCCAGTTGCGGCTGCTCGTCGGCGCGGCCAACATTGACTGCGACTACGGTGTCGAACAGTCCGATGAAGCGCAGCACCGGTGTGGCGGGGGCGAAGTTCGCAGTGCAGGACAGGCCGGCGGTCTGCAGCAGCTGGCGCCAGCGCACGCTGTCCCAGCCCTGCAGTTGGTTGGCGATGTCACGTGCGGCAGCAGCACCGCGTGAATAACCGAACAGGTCCAGCTGCACCCCCTGCAGCGGTCGCTGCCAGCGTGCGGACAGTTCCGCCAGTGCGGTCGGCAGCAGCACCTGCAGCGCGCGCTGCACTTTCGCCCGCACGCCGCTGGCACCGACTCCGAAGGCCAGCCCGATCAGATCGTCGTCGGCATCATCGCGGGTACCCACGCCTTCGACATAGATCGACAACGAGGGGGCGGCCACCGCATCACGGCGGCTGTCGGGATACAGCTGCTGCAGGCGCGCGATGTTGGTCAGGCCGTTGTCGTAGCTGCTGGTCAGCCGGCTCTGGTAGGTCGAATCATCATCGGCCCGCAGCTGCGCCGGCCGCGGCTGCGGGACCTGCGGGCGACCGCGCGCCAGGTTGTGTGCGTTGTTGCGGGTGCCGTCGAAGAACAGGCCGATCCGCAGCAAGCCGACATCTTCGTCCGTGTCCTGCGATGGTGCCATGTGCATTCCCCGTCGTGGCTGCGTCACGGTAGCGCGAAAGCGGTGTATTGGCGAAGTGTAGTGACGCTATTGACCTCACTGAACGCAGATGCGGTCGATCACAGTTCCTGATTTTCATTCCCATCTTCTATTGAATTCACACGACCCGCGCAGGCCATATGGCCAAACCCGGCAAACCGGGCGTGCTGCATCAACGCTGTTCACATCATTCAAGGAGCGACGCAATGTTGTCCAGATCGATTGGCAAAGCGGCAGGTGGCCTCGTGTTGGGTTTGTCGGTGGCAGCGGCCGCGCATGCGGCACCGTTGTTCGAACCGGTAACGGTCATCAGCCGCGCATCGGCAAACAGTGAGCCTGCCCTGGGCAAGCTGCTGGCCACCCCGTCCACGGCGACGGTGCAGGAAGTGCGTGTCGACGCGGCGGCCACCGCGCAGCCGCAGCTGGAATTCGAGCTGCTCGGCAAGCGCGTGCAGGCGGTGCGCAGCAAGGTCGAAGCGCTGCCCGACGGCGGCAGCATCTGGTACGGCCAGTTCCGTTCGCCGTCCGACCGGCTGACCGCGGCCACCTCCAACGGCCAGGACGATCCGGGCAATTCGCTGATCCTGGTGCGTTCGGGCGACACCATCACCGGTTCGATCCGCAAGGACGGCAAGCTCTATCGCCTGCGTCCGCTGGGCAACCGCCACGTGCTGGTGGAAGTGGACGAATCGCGGATGCCGGCCGATCACCCGGCCGATTACAACCAGCTGCCGAAGATCCCGATGGCCGACAACGACCACATCGGCATCGCGCAGGCTTCGTCCGGCACGCCGGCGACGATCCGCGTGCTGGTGGTGGCGACCAATGCCGCGGTCACTGCCTATGGCGGCAACATGCAGTCGCTGGTGCAGCTGGCGGTGGCCGAGTCCAACCAGGGCTACACCAACAGCAACGTTGGCCTTACCCTGCAACTGGCCGGTTACGAGACCACCAGCTACACCGAGTCCGGCAACTTCACCACTGATCTAACCCGCTTCCGCGGCACCAGCGATGGTTTCATGGACAGCATCCACACCAGCCGCAACAACACGGCGGCCGACGTGGGTGTACTGCTGATCAACAACAGTGCCTACTGTGGCCTCGCTTCGGGCATTGGCTCTACCGCATCGACCGCGTTCGCAGCGGTGTACTGGGATTGCGCGACCGGGTACTACTCCTTCGCGCACGAGATCGGCCACCTGCAGAGCGCGCGGCATGACATCGCCACCGACTCCAGCACCTCGCCCTACGCCTATGGCCACGGCTACCGCTATGAACCGGCCACCGGCACCGGCTGGCGCACGATCATGGCCTACAACTGCACCCGCAGCTGCCCGCGCCTGAACTACTGGTCCAACCCGAACATCAGCTACAACGGCATCCCGATGGGCAACGCCAGTACCGCCGACAACCAACGCGTGCTGGTCAACACCAAGGCCACCATCGCGGCCTTCCGCTGAGTCCGTACGGTCCGCGGCCGCCTTGCGCGGCCGCGGATTTCCTGCCGGCGGGAATTACCCGCGGGCGAGGGTATCCAGCGACCAGCCGCTGGCGTCCACGCGCAGCACCGAACCCTGCTCGTACCAGTCGCCCAGCACGATGCGGGTGCAGGCGCGACCACCCGCCTGCAGCGAGTGGATCGCCGGACGATGGGTGTGGCCATGGATCATGGTGTCCACGCCATGGCGCACGAAGGTGGCATCGACTTCGGACAGAGCCACGTCGGTGACGGTCTCGAACTGCGCGCGATCACCCTGCTTCATTTCCGACTGGCGGGCCTGGCTGGCTTCGCGCGCCTTCTGCGCGAAGGCGATACGCGCGGCCAGCGGCTGTGACAGGAACTGTGCCTGGAACACCGGGTCACGGGTCTGTGCACGGAACTGCTGGTAAGGAATGTCATCGGTGCACAGCAGGTCACCGTGCTGCAGCAGCACCGGGCGACCGTAGAGGTCGATCATGCACGGGTCGGGCAGGATGCGCAGGCCGGCGCGACGCGCGTAGTCCTCGCCAAGCAGGAAGTCACGGTTGCCGCGGATGAAGTACACCGGCACGCCACTGTCGGACAGTACCTTCAGTGCATCGGCCACCGCATCGGCGGCGGGCGAGGGCGTGTCGTCGCCGATCCAGGCTTCGAACAGGTCGCCGAGGATGTACAGCGCATCGGCGCCGGGTGCCTGCTCGCGCAGGAAGCGCAGGAACAGGTCGGTGATCTCCGGACGGCTGGGGTCCAGGTGCAGGTCGGAAATGAACAGCGTGGTCATGCGGGCATTCTAGGGCATCAACGATGACGGCAGCGACGCCGGCATCGTGGGGCCAGAACCCTCTCCAAAGGAGAAGGGATCTGCCCCCGGGGGCTACACCGGCAACGGCAACCAGGCCAGGCTGGCCGAGGCCAGCCCGATGGCGATGCCGGTGGCGGCCAGCACGTCGGACGGGTAGTGCAGGCCCAGTACCACCCGCGACAGCGCCACGCCCGCCGTGAACGGCACCAGCAGTGGCGCCAGCCACGGGTAGTAGGCCAGCGCCACGATGGTGAACGACACTGCGTGCAGGGTATGCCCGGAAGGGAAGCTGAACTCGTCCAACGGTGCCACCCAGGCGCGGATGCGCAGGTCGGCGGCATACGGGCGCGGTCGCCGGGTCCAGCGCTTGAGGCCCTTGTACAGCAACAGCGCGGCCAGGCCGGTGGCGGCCATGTGCACGGATGCGCGCAGGCCGTCGAAGCCATCAAGCAGCACCAGCGCGCCCATCAGCACATACCAGAACACACCATCACCGAGCCGGCTGATGACCGCGAACAGGCGGCGCACGCGGCGACGTCGGCAGTAGTGGTTGGCCCGCCGGCACAGGCGTGCCTCGCGGTCGGCCAGCAGTTCAAGCCGCGTTGTGCGCATGGCCGGTCCTCCGCGACTGGGCCAGTTCGGCCAGCAGGGCGTCGAACTCCGCCACCACCTGCTGCGGATGCAGACGCTTCATGGCGCGTGCGGCGTTGTTGCCCAGCACGTGGCGCTGTGCGTCATCCGCGGCCAGTTGCACGGCCGCTTCGATGAACTGCTCATCGTTGTCCACTGCGGCGCCATTCTCGCCATTGCGCAGGTACTCGCGCGCAGCGCCGTAGTCGAAGGCCACCGTTGCCACGCCACTGGCCATGCTTTCAAGGGTCACGTTGCCGAAGGTCTCGCTGCGGCTGGGGAACAGGAACAGATCGCCGCTGGCGAAATGACGTGCAAGGGCTTCGCCACGCTGGATGCCGCAGAAGATGAAGTCGGGATTCTCGTGCGCCAGTTTTTCGCGGGCCGGGCCATCGCCCACCCACACGAAGCGCGCCTTGGGACGGATCTGCTGCAGCCGGCGGAATGCTTTCACCGCCAGGCCGAGGTTCTTCTCGGCGGCGATTCGGCCGACGTAGATCGCCACCAGGCCGTTGCCGTCCACGCCCCACTCCTCGCGCAGCGCAGGGTCACGGCGGCTCGGATCGAACTGCTGGCTGTCGACCGCACGTGCCAGCAGGCGTACGCGTTCGAAACCCTGTTCGCCGAGGAACTGCTGCAGTTCGCGGGTGGGTACCAGCGTCGCATCGGCCTGGTTGTGGAAGCGGCGCATCCAGCGCATCGCGGCGGCCTGCAGCCAGGCCACGCCGTAATCGGGCAGGTACTCGTCGAAGCGGGTGTGGAAGCCGCTGGCCACCGGGATGCCGAGGCGCCGTGCGGTGCGCACCGCCGACCAGCCCAGTGGGCCTTCGGTGGCGACATAGACGGCATCCGGGCGTTGCTGCTGCCAATGGCGGCCGAGCCGGATCGGTGCCGGCATGCCGAAGCGCAGGCCGGGGTAGCGCGGAAGGGCGGCGCCGGGAACCAACAGGGTGCCCGGGGCGGAGTCCAACGCTTCGTTGGCCTGGCGGGGCCGGATCAGGTCGATCTCATGGCCGGCGTTGCGCAGTCCCTGCTCCAGTCCCTGCACGGTGAGGGCAACGCCGTTAACTTCCGGCGGATAGGTCTCGGTGACGATGGCATAGCGCATGGCGGGCCTCCGGGTTTCCGGCATGCTCGGGTCTGGCGATGTAGCCGATATGACCGCTTTGCGACCAGTAGATGACGCGGTCGGGGGCCCTCGCCACCACGGCCCCGAGGGGCCATGGTGGGCACCGTGTTTGGTGCGTGGATCAGAAGCGCTGCTGGTATTTCATATAGATGAAACGGCCGATGTCGAAGCCGCCGTAATAGGAAAAGTTGGAACTCGGCTGGCTGTACATGACCGGCCCCTGGCGGCCGAACACGTTGTTGGCACCGATCGAAACGGTGGCGTCCCATGGCAGGTTGTAGCGCGCCTGCACGTCATGGAAGGTGACCGATCCACGACGGTTGTAGTCGTGCGTACCGCTGAACCACGGCGCGCGCTGGCCGGGGTGGGAACACTCGTTCGGATAATCCTCCGCGCCCAGGCAGCGTTCCTTGACCGCGGAGAAGTAGCGCAGTCCCCAGGTCAGGCCGAGATTGCCATGCTCCCAGCCCAGCGATGCGTTGGAGCGAACGCGGAAGCCGATGCCGCCGTTGGTGGCGATGCCGTTGCT
This genomic window from Stenotrophomonas maltophilia contains:
- a CDS encoding phospholipase effector Tle1 domain-containing protein — protein: MAPSQDTDEDVGLLRIGLFFDGTRNNAHNLARGRPQVPQPRPAQLRADDDSTYQSRLTSSYDNGLTNIARLQQLYPDSRRDAVAAPSLSIYVEGVGTRDDADDDLIGLAFGVGASGVRAKVQRALQVLLPTALAELSARWQRPLQGVQLDLFGYSRGAAAARDIANQLQGWDSVRWRQLLQTAGLSCTANFAPATPVLRFIGLFDTVVAVNVGRADEQPQLALRSGIARHVVQLTARDEHRQHYALTSVAPPFTEIALPGVHANIGGGYNQLEEGPKLLSRPRRQQLRRPAVADYQTPPLALLQATTAYAETQADAERWRQQLGVGEKEIWVDVWHQWQQQRRAGSRSVLLSPVLYVTAAVVLRRRIDWRYQLIALQVMQQQAINAGVQWTANAAEVPGWELPSALQPIARRLVDGQALTQTQEMLLRRRYLMQSAHWNFDALGDTALTYAADAGVSELPYRPGPGLFYINRPTVDGKRVVLPNA
- a CDS encoding zinc-dependent metalloprotease, with translation MLSRSIGKAAGGLVLGLSVAAAAHAAPLFEPVTVISRASANSEPALGKLLATPSTATVQEVRVDAAATAQPQLEFELLGKRVQAVRSKVEALPDGGSIWYGQFRSPSDRLTAATSNGQDDPGNSLILVRSGDTITGSIRKDGKLYRLRPLGNRHVLVEVDESRMPADHPADYNQLPKIPMADNDHIGIAQASSGTPATIRVLVVATNAAVTAYGGNMQSLVQLAVAESNQGYTNSNVGLTLQLAGYETTSYTESGNFTTDLTRFRGTSDGFMDSIHTSRNNTAADVGVLLINNSAYCGLASGIGSTASTAFAAVYWDCATGYYSFAHEIGHLQSARHDIATDSSTSPYAYGHGYRYEPATGTGWRTIMAYNCTRSCPRLNYWSNPNISYNGIPMGNASTADNQRVLVNTKATIAAFR
- the lpxH gene encoding UDP-2,3-diacylglucosamine diphosphatase, which encodes MTTLFISDLHLDPSRPEITDLFLRFLREQAPGADALYILGDLFEAWIGDDTPSPAADAVADALKVLSDSGVPVYFIRGNRDFLLGEDYARRAGLRILPDPCMIDLYGRPVLLQHGDLLCTDDIPYQQFRAQTRDPVFQAQFLSQPLAARIAFAQKAREASQARQSEMKQGDRAQFETVTDVALSEVDATFVRHGVDTMIHGHTHRPAIHSLQAGGRACTRIVLGDWYEQGSVLRVDASGWSLDTLARG
- a CDS encoding phosphatase PAP2 family protein; translated protein: MRTTRLELLADREARLCRRANHYCRRRRVRRLFAVISRLGDGVFWYVLMGALVLLDGFDGLRASVHMAATGLAALLLYKGLKRWTRRPRPYAADLRIRAWVAPLDEFSFPSGHTLHAVSFTIVALAYYPWLAPLLVPFTAGVALSRVVLGLHYPSDVLAATGIAIGLASASLAWLPLPV
- a CDS encoding glycosyltransferase family 4 protein, which translates into the protein MRYAIVTETYPPEVNGVALTVQGLEQGLRNAGHEIDLIRPRQANEALDSAPGTLLVPGAALPRYPGLRFGMPAPIRLGRHWQQQRPDAVYVATEGPLGWSAVRTARRLGIPVASGFHTRFDEYLPDYGVAWLQAAAMRWMRRFHNQADATLVPTRELQQFLGEQGFERVRLLARAVDSQQFDPSRRDPALREEWGVDGNGLVAIYVGRIAAEKNLGLAVKAFRRLQQIRPKARFVWVGDGPAREKLAHENPDFIFCGIQRGEALARHFASGDLFLFPSRSETFGNVTLESMASGVATVAFDYGAAREYLRNGENGAAVDNDEQFIEAAVQLAADDAQRHVLGNNAARAMKRLHPQQVVAEFDALLAELAQSRRTGHAHNAA